Proteins encoded together in one Halalkaliarchaeum sp. AArc-CO window:
- a CDS encoding ABC transporter permease — MNPGKLIAKHLVFGLITVWGVLTAVFALFLLIPEYLPTRRAGSATAPGTGMGTAESSLFELYVGWVRRMATLDWDVATGGDPEAYTYAYHAGDAVMPLVFSALGRTLLYVLPALAIGFSIATLLGLYAALRPDSRLAAVGTGTSYVAFAVPTFWLGAILLSVSIAGHLVYSSLLFEYLLPIVLVTTTLLGGPLSYARAYAKEYVSAEFVKLVEAKGASSWRVTEHVLHNAAIPMISMVFTEALGLLVLSVFVIEVVFGIEGFGLVLFGAANSRDVPVLLGCVLVVVVVGVLGNLLQDLSYGVLDPRVDPGARRE; from the coding sequence ATGAACCCGGGAAAGCTGATCGCGAAACACCTCGTATTCGGGCTGATCACCGTCTGGGGTGTTTTGACGGCGGTGTTTGCGTTGTTTCTGCTGATCCCCGAGTATCTTCCGACGCGTCGGGCCGGATCCGCGACTGCGCCGGGTACTGGAATGGGGACGGCCGAATCGTCGCTATTCGAACTGTACGTGGGCTGGGTTCGTCGGATGGCGACGCTCGACTGGGACGTGGCAACCGGCGGGGATCCCGAGGCGTACACCTACGCGTATCACGCCGGCGACGCAGTGATGCCGCTGGTGTTTTCGGCGTTGGGGCGGACGCTGCTGTACGTGCTTCCGGCCCTCGCAATCGGATTCTCGATCGCCACCTTGCTTGGACTGTACGCCGCACTCAGGCCGGACTCGCGGCTCGCCGCTGTCGGCACGGGAACATCGTACGTGGCGTTTGCCGTTCCGACGTTCTGGCTCGGGGCGATCCTGCTGTCCGTTTCGATCGCCGGTCACCTGGTGTACTCCTCACTGCTGTTCGAATATCTCCTTCCGATCGTCCTCGTGACTACGACGCTGCTCGGTGGCCCGTTGAGCTACGCCCGGGCATATGCGAAGGAGTACGTCTCCGCCGAGTTCGTCAAACTCGTCGAGGCGAAAGGCGCGTCCAGTTGGAGGGTCACCGAACACGTTCTCCACAACGCGGCGATACCGATGATTTCGATGGTGTTTACGGAGGCGCTTGGACTGCTCGTGCTTTCGGTGTTCGTCATCGAGGTCGTCTTCGGAATCGAGGGGTTCGGATTGGTCCTGTTCGGGGCGGCAAACTCCCGCGACGTTCCCGTCCTGCTCGGCTGTGTTCTCGTCGTGGTCGTGGTCGGAGTGCTCGGGAACCTCCTGCAGGACCTCTCTTATGGAGTTCTCGATCCACGCGTCGACCCAGGAGCAAGGAGGGAGTGA
- a CDS encoding ABC transporter permease: MSDDSPPATFEHVDWTDRSRSRTILTPERIVLVFGLTVVSGLVAYDTYVAHVYLIGNWQTDGLDWLLLVGLVVLVSHAGVPALRRRRTFRRVGWRLFRRPAVTLAGVYLGIFVLVGLFGPILYRDPGLQYGLEYLPPVGFSAEFVAVDCPGEVTGDAFDRQCHGSWAYPLGTNHRGHPLGFLLVEGARVALYVVVFTAAFVVPPAVVIGVIAGLRGGLVDDVLMSVVTVQLSIPAVVVYFVGFAVLGPSLLLLLVVFGLFSWGGIARLVRSETLQRRERGHVLVARSLGARKSYLAKRHLLPNVTNTVVPAVFHLFAILVLVEAGLAFLGFHELRLHSWGSTISESINAQIGSRLQLRADRPAYQIWWVSGLPALALTLTITSFKLLGDGLRDALDPRQ, translated from the coding sequence ATGAGCGACGACAGTCCTCCAGCTACCTTCGAGCACGTCGACTGGACGGACCGCTCCCGCTCTCGGACGATACTGACGCCCGAACGGATCGTCCTCGTCTTCGGGTTGACAGTCGTCTCCGGGCTCGTGGCCTACGACACCTACGTCGCGCACGTGTACCTGATCGGGAACTGGCAGACCGATGGCCTCGACTGGCTGTTGTTGGTCGGACTCGTCGTGCTGGTCTCACACGCCGGAGTGCCGGCGCTCCGACGCCGACGCACGTTTCGACGTGTCGGATGGAGGCTGTTTCGACGCCCGGCAGTAACACTGGCCGGCGTCTACCTCGGGATCTTCGTTCTGGTGGGGCTTTTCGGCCCGATACTCTACCGGGATCCGGGATTGCAATACGGGCTCGAATATCTCCCGCCCGTGGGGTTTTCAGCGGAGTTCGTCGCCGTCGACTGCCCAGGCGAAGTGACCGGGGACGCCTTCGATAGACAGTGTCACGGATCGTGGGCGTACCCGCTGGGCACGAACCATCGGGGACATCCACTGGGGTTCCTGCTGGTGGAGGGCGCACGGGTAGCGCTGTACGTCGTCGTCTTTACTGCCGCATTCGTGGTTCCGCCGGCGGTCGTGATCGGTGTGATCGCCGGACTTCGTGGCGGACTCGTCGACGACGTGTTGATGTCGGTCGTGACCGTCCAGTTGTCGATCCCCGCGGTCGTCGTCTACTTCGTCGGTTTTGCGGTTCTCGGTCCATCACTGCTGTTGTTGCTCGTAGTGTTCGGCCTGTTCAGCTGGGGCGGCATTGCGCGTCTGGTGCGCAGTGAAACCCTGCAGCGTCGGGAACGGGGCCACGTGCTGGTCGCGCGCAGCCTCGGGGCGAGGAAGTCGTATCTCGCGAAGCGTCACCTCCTGCCGAACGTCACGAACACCGTCGTTCCGGCGGTCTTTCACCTGTTCGCGATACTCGTGCTCGTCGAGGCGGGGCTGGCATTCCTCGGATTCCACGAACTGCGGCTCCACTCGTGGGGATCGACCATAAGCGAGTCGATCAACGCCCAGATCGGAAGTCGGCTGCAGTTGCGGGCCGACCGGCCGGCGTACCAGATCTGGTGGGTTTCTGGACTGCCGGCGCTGGCGTTGACGCTCACGATCACGTCGTTCAAACTACTCGGGGACGGCCTCCGGGACGCGCTGGATCCGCGGCAGTGA
- a CDS encoding SLC13 family permease, with translation MIDPLFQRCRGVLCVKVIGAVLGPLVFGLVYLGNPFGIPPAANAVLAGALWIVIWWVTEPVHLAVTSLVPIPVFSQVGVAEVDAITAQYAHPIVFLLLGGFMLALAVERCHLHRRLAIVFMANVGGAPARLLLGIMAVTAFLSMWISNTATAMLMLPIAAAIALAGANGVDDAPSLSPGESAEEIESPDGLLSKGFGLALLLGVAFGANIGGAATLIGSPPSAIFAGIAGSQLGVDVGFLDWMIYAVPLVVVTLFVAWGCIILLTDPTSSIDEEFARKYYAGMSAMESDERRVALVFGLVIVAWLLRPAVIEPILPGLTDHVIAVVGGIALFLVPGGPDGEDRLLSWEDAAELPWDVLLLIGGSFAVAHAFQVGGLDEVVAQSLSSLEWMSVLLLIATIVTAVMALSNLMSNTATATVFLPILVAFAPLASSPPLYLMAPAALAASFVFVLPVGTPPNAIAYGNGHLDIAQMMRVGIVINLICIPLVALLSYLWLPVTPFG, from the coding sequence ATGATAGATCCGCTCTTCCAGCGTTGTCGGGGGGTATTGTGCGTCAAAGTAATCGGCGCAGTTCTCGGGCCGCTGGTTTTTGGACTCGTCTACCTCGGGAACCCGTTCGGCATTCCGCCGGCTGCCAACGCAGTTCTCGCCGGCGCACTCTGGATCGTGATCTGGTGGGTGACCGAACCGGTTCACCTCGCGGTGACGAGCCTCGTCCCGATCCCGGTGTTCTCACAGGTCGGCGTCGCCGAAGTCGACGCGATCACCGCTCAGTACGCCCATCCGATCGTGTTTCTCCTTCTCGGCGGGTTCATGCTCGCGCTCGCCGTCGAGCGGTGTCACCTCCATCGACGGCTCGCGATCGTCTTCATGGCCAACGTCGGCGGCGCGCCGGCGCGTCTCCTCCTCGGGATAATGGCCGTCACCGCGTTCCTGTCGATGTGGATCTCCAACACCGCCACGGCGATGTTGATGCTCCCGATCGCAGCCGCGATCGCGCTTGCGGGGGCAAACGGCGTCGATGACGCGCCGTCGCTTTCCCCCGGGGAATCGGCCGAAGAGATCGAATCCCCGGACGGGCTACTGTCGAAGGGGTTCGGCCTCGCCCTCCTTTTGGGGGTCGCCTTCGGCGCGAACATCGGCGGGGCGGCCACGCTCATCGGCAGTCCGCCGAGCGCGATCTTCGCCGGGATTGCCGGGTCACAGCTCGGCGTTGACGTCGGCTTTCTCGACTGGATGATCTATGCGGTTCCGCTGGTCGTCGTGACGCTTTTCGTCGCCTGGGGATGTATTATCTTGCTGACCGACCCGACGTCGTCTATCGACGAGGAGTTCGCCAGAAAGTACTACGCCGGGATGTCCGCCATGGAAAGTGACGAACGCCGGGTCGCTCTCGTCTTCGGGCTCGTCATCGTCGCCTGGCTCCTCCGTCCGGCGGTGATCGAACCGATCCTTCCGGGTCTCACCGACCACGTCATCGCGGTGGTGGGCGGGATCGCGCTGTTTCTCGTTCCGGGCGGACCGGACGGAGAAGACCGCCTCCTGTCGTGGGAGGACGCCGCAGAGCTGCCCTGGGACGTGCTCCTTTTGATCGGCGGGAGCTTCGCAGTCGCCCACGCCTTCCAGGTCGGTGGACTAGACGAGGTAGTTGCCCAGTCACTCTCCAGTCTGGAGTGGATGTCGGTGCTGCTTTTGATCGCCACCATCGTGACCGCCGTCATGGCTCTCTCGAACCTCATGTCGAACACGGCGACTGCGACGGTGTTTCTGCCGATCCTCGTCGCGTTCGCGCCCCTGGCCTCTTCGCCGCCGCTGTACCTGATGGCGCCGGCCGCACTGGCAGCGTCGTTCGTATTCGTGTTGCCCGTCGGCACGCCGCCGAACGCGATCGCCTACGGAAACGGCCACCTCGACATCGCACAGATGATGCGGGTCGGGATCGTGATCAACCTGATCTGTATTCCCCTCGTTGCGCTGCTGTCGTATCTCTGGTTGCCGGTGACGCCGTTCGGATGA
- a CDS encoding SDR family oxidoreductase, which yields MTHHSDFDGKTVVVTGAGSGIGRKTAVAFAGAGANVVLADVNVEGGEEVAETILGETDGHATFVEVDVTDDDDVERMVETAREEYGGLDVAFNNAGIGGTFDATEEISEEDWQRIIDVNLTGVWRCMRKEIPLMLENGGGSIVNTASILGKVGEAGTPAYTAAKHGVVGLTKVAALDHATDGIRVNAVCPGYIETQMLDDAGVTKDEELLAKTKELHPMKRLGTVEEIADAVTWLASEQASFATGETLAIDGGYLSR from the coding sequence ATGACACACCACAGTGACTTCGACGGCAAGACAGTCGTCGTCACCGGGGCGGGATCGGGAATCGGCCGGAAGACCGCGGTCGCGTTCGCCGGAGCGGGAGCGAACGTCGTCCTCGCAGACGTCAATGTCGAGGGTGGCGAGGAAGTCGCCGAAACGATACTCGGGGAGACGGACGGCCACGCGACGTTTGTCGAGGTAGACGTCACCGACGACGACGACGTCGAGCGGATGGTCGAGACGGCTCGCGAGGAGTACGGTGGGCTCGACGTGGCGTTCAACAACGCCGGGATCGGCGGGACATTCGACGCGACAGAGGAAATCTCCGAGGAGGACTGGCAGCGGATTATCGACGTCAACCTCACCGGTGTCTGGCGGTGCATGCGAAAGGAGATCCCACTCATGCTCGAGAACGGCGGCGGCTCGATCGTGAACACCGCCTCGATACTGGGCAAGGTCGGCGAGGCCGGGACGCCGGCGTATACGGCTGCAAAACACGGGGTCGTCGGGCTCACGAAGGTCGCAGCACTGGATCACGCGACCGACGGGATCCGGGTCAACGCAGTGTGTCCGGGGTATATCGAGACACAGATGCTCGACGATGCCGGGGTGACGAAAGACGAGGAACTGCTTGCAAAGACCAAGGAGCTCCACCCGATGAAGCGGCTGGGAACAGTCGAGGAGATCGCCGACGCGGTGACGTGGCTCGCCTCCGAACAGGCGTCGTTCGCGACCGGCGAGACGCTCGCCATCGACGGCGGATACTTGAGTCGGTGA
- a CDS encoding VOC family protein → MSDLAIHHVGIVVSDLEEAVAFYRDTLGLSVADEFTLSEPGIGTAIGVEDVTGDFVHLEGNGARVELIEYDPTGSDSRADAINGLGAQHVGFVVEDIQEFYEQLPDDAEPLSSPQPVETGTSIVFFRDPDGNFLEVVEA, encoded by the coding sequence ATGAGCGACCTAGCGATCCATCACGTCGGAATCGTCGTGAGCGACCTCGAGGAAGCCGTGGCGTTCTACAGAGACACCCTCGGCCTCTCGGTGGCCGACGAGTTCACGCTGTCGGAACCCGGCATCGGGACCGCGATCGGGGTGGAGGATGTCACCGGCGACTTCGTCCACCTGGAGGGGAACGGCGCACGCGTCGAACTGATCGAATACGACCCGACCGGTTCGGACAGCCGGGCTGACGCGATCAACGGACTCGGGGCGCAACACGTCGGATTCGTAGTCGAAGATATCCAGGAATTCTACGAGCAGCTTCCGGACGACGCGGAACCGCTGAGCAGCCCGCAGCCGGTCGAGACGGGAACCTCGATCGTGTTTTTCCGCGATCCGGACGGCAACTTCCTCGAAGTCGTCGAGGCGTAG